Proteins encoded within one genomic window of Ovis aries strain OAR_USU_Benz2616 breed Rambouillet chromosome 1, ARS-UI_Ramb_v3.0, whole genome shotgun sequence:
- the DNALI1 gene encoding axonemal dynein light intermediate polypeptide 1, translating to MIPPADSLLKYDTPVLVSRNTEKRSPKARPLKVSPQQPGPSGPVPQPPKTKLPSTSCVPDPTKQAEEILNAILPPREWVEDTQLWIQQVSSTPSTRMDVVHLQEQLDLKLQQRQARETGICPVRRELYSQCFDELIREVTINCAERGLLLLRVRDEIRMTIAAYQTLYESSVAFGMRKALQAEQGKSDMERKIAELETEKRDLERQVNEQKAKCEAVEKRESERRQVEEKKHNEEIQFLKRTNQQLKAQLEGIIAPKK from the exons ATGATTCCCCCAGCGGACTCTCTGCTTAAGTATGACACCCCGGTGTTGGTGAGCCGGAACACTGAGAAACGGAGCCCCAAA GCTCGGCCACTGAAAGTCAGCCCCCAGCAGCCTGGACCCTCGGGTCCCGTCCCACAGCCACCCAAGACCAAGCTCCCTTCAACTTCCTGTGTCCCAGATCCTacaaagcaagcagaagaaaTCTTGAATGCCATCCTGCCCCCAAG GGAGTGGGTGGAGGACACGCAGCTATGGATCCAGCAGGTGTCCAGCACGCCCAGCACCAGGATGGACGTGGTGCACCTCCAGGAGCAGCTGGACCTGAAGCTGCAGCAGCGGCAGGCCCGGGAGACTGGCATCTGCCCAGTGCGCCGGGAGCTGTACTCACAGTGTTTTG ATGAGCTGATCCGCGAGGTCACCATCAACTGTGCGGAgcgagggctgctgctgctgcgggtGCGGGACGAGATCCGCATGACCATCGCCGCCTACCAGACCCTGTACGAGAGCAGCGTGGCGTTTGGCATGAGGAAGGCACTGCAGGCCGAGCAGGGGAAGTCAGACATGGAGAGGAAA ATTGCAGAGTTAGAAACGGAAAAGCGAGATCTGGAGAGGCAAGTGAACGAGCAGAAGGCAAAATGCGAGGCCGTTGAGAAGCGGGAGAGCGAGAGGAGACAGGTGGAGGAGAAGAAGCACAACGAGGAGATCCAGTTCCTGAAGCGGACGAATCAGCAGCTGAAG GCCCAACTGGAAGGCATTATTGCGCCAAAGAAGTGA